One genomic region from Anabaena sp. PCC 7108 encodes:
- a CDS encoding phosphoribulokinase: MTSKPERVVLIGVAGDSGCGKSTFLRRLIDLFGENFMTVICLDDYHCLDRKQRKETGITALDPRANNFDLMYEQIKALKEGQAIDKPIYNHETGMIDPAERIEPNHIIVVEGLHPLYDERVRSLLDFSVYFDISDEVKIAWKIQRDMAERGHRYEDVLAQINSRKPDFEKFIEPQREFADVVLQVLPTNLIKNDTERKVLRVRMLQREGKEGFEPTYLFDEGSTIQWTPCGRKLTCSYPGMQLYYGSDVYYGRYVSVLEVDGQFDNLEEVIYIETHLSNTSTTYQGEMTHLLLQHREYPGSNNGTGLFQVLTGLKMRAAYERLTAKEAKLAVQV; this comes from the coding sequence ATGACAAGTAAGCCGGAACGCGTGGTACTGATAGGAGTAGCAGGAGACTCCGGGTGCGGTAAATCTACGTTTTTGCGTCGGTTAATCGATTTGTTTGGCGAAAATTTCATGACAGTTATCTGTTTAGATGACTATCACTGCCTAGATCGTAAACAACGTAAAGAAACGGGGATAACTGCACTTGACCCCAGGGCAAACAATTTTGATCTCATGTATGAGCAAATTAAAGCTCTCAAAGAAGGTCAAGCGATTGATAAGCCGATTTACAACCACGAAACCGGCATGATCGATCCAGCCGAACGAATTGAGCCTAATCACATTATAGTAGTTGAAGGGTTGCATCCTTTATATGATGAACGGGTGCGATCGCTGCTCGACTTCAGCGTTTATTTTGATATTAGCGATGAAGTGAAAATTGCCTGGAAGATTCAACGCGACATGGCAGAACGAGGCCATCGCTACGAAGATGTTCTAGCACAAATTAACTCTCGTAAACCAGACTTTGAAAAGTTTATCGAACCACAAAGAGAATTTGCTGATGTGGTTCTGCAAGTGTTACCCACCAACTTGATTAAAAACGATACAGAGCGCAAGGTTTTACGAGTCCGGATGCTGCAACGGGAAGGGAAGGAAGGTTTTGAGCCAACTTACCTCTTTGATGAAGGTTCAACCATTCAATGGACTCCCTGCGGACGCAAACTGACCTGTTCTTACCCTGGAATGCAACTATACTACGGTTCTGATGTTTACTACGGACGTTACGTCTCTGTATTAGAAGTAGACGGTCAGTTTGACAATTTAGAAGAAGTAATTTACATCGAAACTCATTTGAGTAATACATCTACCACATACCAAGGTGAAATGACTCACTTGTTACTTCAACACCGTGAATATCCCGGTTCCAACAACGGTACTGGTTTGTTCCAAGTGCTAACAGGTTTAAAAATGCGTGCTGCTTATGAGCGATTGACAGCTAAAGAAGCAAAGTTAGCAGTTCAAGTCTAA